The Candidatus Nitrosymbiomonas proteolyticus genome has a segment encoding these proteins:
- a CDS encoding phenylalanine 4-monooxygenase, whose amino-acid sequence MAQAEVRHEEDLSRFREGLTTTFAPFIETAQSRGELYIEQPYDLYSEENHEAWRKLYARMLPRWEKYANEHFLQGISNLCLDPQQVPRLDDVNRFLCPLTGFSARAVSGYVPAWLFFDSIRQREFPTTITIRRSDRLDYLPEPDIFHDIAGHVPMHTDKAFADTLVKFGEVARTAAIRIREDTDPERRVHRLTSIVKAMARFFWFSIEFGLMKERAGGLKVYGSGLLSSFGEIEHCIESPEVQRYPFQMEWVVNQYFEIDHYQPLLFHVDSFDHLFSLVDELEKWVLEGRVDNVSPGEPGVSESDLRSFLEADLG is encoded by the coding sequence ATGGCGCAAGCAGAAGTTCGGCACGAGGAGGACCTTTCGAGGTTTCGAGAGGGCCTGACCACGACGTTCGCACCGTTCATCGAAACGGCGCAGAGTCGGGGCGAACTCTACATTGAGCAGCCCTACGACCTCTATTCAGAGGAAAACCATGAGGCCTGGCGCAAGCTCTACGCCCGGATGCTGCCGAGGTGGGAAAAGTACGCCAACGAGCACTTCTTGCAAGGCATTTCCAACCTGTGTCTCGACCCTCAACAGGTGCCCCGCCTCGACGATGTGAACCGGTTCTTGTGCCCTCTAACCGGGTTTTCGGCTAGAGCCGTGAGCGGATACGTTCCGGCTTGGCTGTTCTTCGACAGCATTCGGCAGCGGGAGTTTCCCACGACCATCACCATCCGCCGGTCCGATCGGCTCGACTATCTGCCCGAACCCGACATCTTTCACGACATCGCCGGGCACGTTCCGATGCACACGGACAAGGCGTTCGCCGACACGCTCGTGAAGTTCGGCGAGGTGGCGAGAACGGCCGCGATTCGCATCCGAGAGGACACAGACCCCGAGCGCAGGGTCCACCGCCTCACCAGCATCGTCAAGGCGATGGCGCGGTTCTTCTGGTTCAGCATCGAGTTTGGGCTGATGAAGGAGCGTGCGGGAGGGCTGAAGGTGTACGGGAGCGGCCTGCTGTCTTCGTTCGGTGAGATCGAGCATTGCATCGAGAGCCCCGAGGTGCAGCGCTACCCCTTCCAAATGGAGTGGGTCGTGAACCAGTACTTCGAGATCGACCACTACCAGCCCTTGCTGTTCCACGTCGACTCGTTCGATCATCTGTTCAGCTTGGTGGACGAGTTGGAGAAGTGGGTGCTGGAGGGTCGAGTGGACAACGTCTCACCTGGCGAACCTGGTGTGAGCGAATCCGACCTCAGGAGCTTCCTTGAAGCGGATCTGGGGTAG
- a CDS encoding shikimate 5-dehydrogenase: protein MGAAFSSPPTPLSEWSELAANESGGLRVAVAGEDPIANVVCALTRIALEALGEPTEVVRVNSPIGKFESCVNGLVERGFKGVHVVNPLKVAAARLGERFYMSEHSMGVANTLLLQGERVYAKNTESIAYAKRLESLEPGVALVLGAGQGARSVSVSLLTAGWKVRVWNQGRMKSSVLVPLLSRYGDIELIPHPNPSGCSLIINATPLGAKAGEMPPLDWVNIRRGTLVFDRMFRNVATDFVREARNRGLRAIDGRELFAEQMALALEWWLDKPVPPAPVRLALGMRN, encoded by the coding sequence ATGGGAGCCGCGTTTAGCTCCCCACCGACTCCGCTGTCGGAATGGTCCGAGTTAGCAGCCAACGAGTCAGGGGGCCTCAGGGTGGCGGTAGCGGGCGAGGACCCGATCGCCAACGTTGTTTGCGCCCTGACGCGGATCGCTCTGGAGGCCTTAGGCGAACCCACCGAGGTCGTTCGAGTCAACTCGCCGATCGGCAAGTTCGAATCGTGCGTCAACGGCCTTGTCGAACGAGGCTTCAAGGGCGTTCACGTTGTAAACCCTCTGAAGGTCGCCGCAGCCCGCCTCGGCGAGCGCTTCTATATGAGCGAGCATTCGATGGGGGTGGCGAACACGCTCCTGCTTCAAGGCGAGCGCGTCTACGCCAAGAACACCGAGTCCATCGCTTATGCCAAGAGGCTGGAGTCGCTCGAACCGGGTGTGGCGCTGGTCTTGGGGGCGGGCCAAGGGGCAAGGTCGGTGTCGGTGAGTCTACTCACGGCGGGATGGAAGGTCCGCGTGTGGAACCAGGGCCGGATGAAATCGAGCGTGCTCGTTCCGCTCCTGAGCAGGTATGGCGATATCGAGTTGATTCCGCACCCGAACCCGTCGGGTTGTTCGCTGATCATCAACGCGACGCCCTTGGGTGCGAAAGCTGGCGAAATGCCGCCGCTGGACTGGGTGAACATTCGCCGCGGGACGCTGGTATTCGACCGAATGTTTCGGAACGTGGCCACGGACTTCGTTCGGGAAGCGAGGAACCGGGGGTTGCGAGCCATCGACGGACGAGAGTTGTTCGCCGAACAAATGGCGCTGGCGTTAGAGTGGTGGCTCGATAAACCTGTCCCTCCGGCACCTGTCCGGCTCGCTTTGGGCATGAGGAACTGA
- a CDS encoding endoglucanase: MDDILLARLTEAHGVPGQEDQVRQIVIEELAGECEIRCDSMGNVIAFRKGKSSAGKKLMLAAHMDEIGFIVKHIDDKGFVRLQTLGGWDPRQMASQRVFVHTKDGPLPGTLMASQKPKHMLTPEEMNKALQVQNHFVDVGLGGDEAKAQVRIGDMVTMNRAYQRMGKLATCKAMDDRVAVYVMIQAIRKAVEHEVDLYAVATVQEEIGLRGAAASGWSIHPDVVVALDITLANDIPGILEEDHVTKLGKGTALKLMDSSLICHPKVVDHFRGLADRNGIAYQIEVLPMGGTDAGGVQRLHGGIPAFTLSIPTRYVHTVNETVHEADVDASVELLARYIEDCHTGNYAY, from the coding sequence ATGGATGATATCTTGCTCGCTCGACTCACCGAAGCCCACGGCGTTCCCGGCCAAGAGGACCAGGTTCGCCAGATCGTTATCGAGGAACTCGCCGGGGAATGCGAGATTCGATGCGACAGCATGGGGAATGTGATCGCCTTTCGTAAGGGCAAGAGTTCCGCAGGCAAGAAGCTGATGCTCGCCGCGCACATGGACGAGATCGGCTTCATCGTCAAGCACATTGACGACAAGGGGTTCGTTCGGCTTCAGACGCTGGGCGGCTGGGACCCTCGCCAGATGGCGAGCCAGCGGGTTTTCGTACACACCAAAGACGGTCCGCTACCTGGGACCCTCATGGCCAGCCAAAAGCCCAAGCACATGCTGACCCCCGAAGAGATGAACAAGGCCTTGCAGGTTCAAAACCACTTCGTCGACGTGGGGCTTGGGGGTGACGAAGCGAAGGCGCAAGTGAGAATTGGGGACATGGTCACGATGAACCGCGCGTACCAGCGGATGGGGAAGCTGGCGACCTGCAAAGCGATGGACGATCGCGTCGCCGTGTACGTGATGATCCAAGCCATACGGAAGGCCGTCGAGCACGAGGTGGACCTGTACGCGGTCGCGACGGTCCAAGAGGAGATCGGCTTGCGGGGCGCGGCGGCGAGCGGCTGGAGCATCCATCCCGACGTGGTCGTCGCCCTCGACATCACGCTCGCTAACGACATTCCCGGCATCCTGGAAGAGGACCACGTGACGAAATTGGGAAAGGGAACCGCCCTCAAGCTGATGGACAGTTCGCTGATTTGCCATCCGAAAGTGGTTGATCACTTCCGCGGGCTGGCCGATCGGAACGGGATCGCCTACCAGATCGAAGTGCTGCCTATGGGTGGGACCGATGCGGGAGGCGTCCAGCGGCTGCATGGAGGCATCCCGGCCTTTACGCTCTCCATTCCCACGCGCTACGTCCACACGGTGAATGAGACGGTCCACGAGGCCGACGTCGATGCCTCCGTGGAGCTCTTGGCCCGGTACATCGAAGACTGCCACACGGGCAATTACGCCTACTGA
- a CDS encoding lytic transglycosylase has translation MRIGLRGPEGVQNRIAELQSRIADKLGTAGGPDATSDPPAGQVRSRGLSGGLRPFDPFGFGASPRAISSPTHLKSLIESAALREGLDPDLLDSLVAAESGYDPAARSRAGALGLTQLMPSTATALGVAQPFDPEQNLSGGAKYLSQMLQKFGSLEKALAAYNAGPGAVERHGGIPPYAETQAYVRRVMSLYNAKKERP, from the coding sequence ATGAGAATCGGTTTGCGAGGACCCGAGGGCGTACAGAACCGAATCGCCGAATTGCAGAGTCGAATTGCCGACAAGCTCGGCACGGCCGGCGGCCCCGACGCAACCTCGGATCCGCCCGCGGGCCAGGTTCGCTCGCGCGGCCTGTCGGGGGGACTTCGGCCGTTCGATCCGTTCGGGTTCGGCGCAAGTCCGAGGGCGATCTCCTCGCCGACTCACCTCAAGTCTCTGATCGAATCTGCGGCCCTGCGGGAGGGGCTCGATCCGGACCTGCTCGATTCGCTCGTCGCTGCCGAGAGCGGCTACGATCCGGCGGCGCGTTCACGGGCGGGCGCGCTCGGACTCACCCAGCTCATGCCCTCGACGGCGACCGCCCTCGGAGTCGCCCAGCCTTTCGATCCCGAACAAAACCTCTCAGGCGGCGCGAAGTACCTGTCTCAGATGCTCCAGAAATTCGGCTCTCTCGAAAAGGCTCTTGCGGCGTACAACGCGGGTCCAGGCGCGGTCGAGCGCCACGGCGGCATCCCTCCCTACGCGGAGACGCAGGCCTACGTTCGCCGAGTGATGAGCCTCTATAACGCCAAGAAGGAACGACCATGA
- a CDS encoding flagellar export protein FliJ, giving the protein MKKFRFRLAAVLRVRAHAETEAKNEFAAAARARLVGERAVERIQTRRREALSQAKQSLSDLRALDQLLHALDLQEVEAKSALSILLQEEEAAHQRWLHARKELQSLERLRERDLEAYRLEYDRRAQRELDEWAVLRCSA; this is encoded by the coding sequence ATGAAGAAGTTTAGGTTCCGCCTGGCCGCGGTGCTCCGGGTCCGGGCCCACGCCGAGACTGAGGCCAAGAACGAATTCGCGGCCGCCGCCAGGGCCAGGCTCGTAGGCGAAAGGGCCGTCGAAAGAATCCAAACGCGCCGGAGAGAGGCCCTCTCCCAAGCGAAGCAGAGCCTTTCGGACCTCCGCGCTCTCGACCAGTTGCTCCATGCTTTGGACCTTCAAGAAGTTGAGGCCAAGAGCGCGCTCTCGATTCTCCTGCAAGAAGAAGAAGCTGCTCACCAGAGATGGCTCCATGCAAGAAAGGAACTGCAATCGCTCGAACGACTCCGTGAAAGGGACCTCGAAGCCTACAGACTGGAGTACGACCGCCGAGCCCAACGCGAACTCGACGAGTGGGCGGTGTTGAGGTGTTCCGCATGA
- a CDS encoding EscN/YscN/HrcN family type III secretion system ATPase has translation MTSPSFEIALERIHQAPNLSVSGRVTQVVGLVIESNGPNARIGDSCWIETGSEVVQAEVVGFRGDRVLMMPLGDLAGARAGSIAHATGHCVSVPVGPSLMGRVLDGLGQPADGGPALETNRRIPVHNSAPNPMSRAMIQRPVATGVRAIDAMLTIGEGQRVGIFAGSGVGKSTLLGMIARGTSADVNVIALIGERGRELREFIENDLGPEGLARSVLVCATSDECAMVRVKAAYTATAIAEYFRDQGLSVMLMMDSVTRFAMAQREIGLAIGEPPSTKGYTPSVFAALPKLMERAGTNSKGAITGLYTVLVEGDDASEPISDAARSILDGHIMLSRSLAAKGHYPPIDLPHSLSRVMPMVAGDDHVETARKLRELIAAYGEVEDLVAIGAYKEGAKPLADRALKRWDKINGFLRQNRNEMTPLDAAIEGLKGVVHEEV, from the coding sequence ATGACCTCTCCAAGTTTCGAAATCGCCCTCGAGCGAATCCATCAGGCTCCGAACCTCTCCGTTTCCGGGCGAGTCACGCAAGTCGTCGGCCTGGTGATCGAAAGCAACGGGCCGAACGCTCGGATCGGTGACTCCTGCTGGATCGAGACGGGTTCCGAAGTCGTCCAAGCGGAGGTTGTTGGGTTCCGGGGCGACCGCGTACTGATGATGCCTTTGGGAGACCTTGCGGGCGCACGCGCAGGCTCGATCGCGCACGCCACGGGCCATTGCGTGTCCGTCCCCGTCGGGCCCTCGTTGATGGGCAGGGTCTTGGACGGCCTGGGGCAACCCGCTGACGGCGGTCCCGCACTGGAAACTAACAGGCGCATTCCCGTCCATAACTCGGCCCCGAATCCGATGTCGCGCGCGATGATCCAGCGGCCCGTCGCTACCGGGGTCCGCGCAATCGACGCGATGCTTACGATTGGCGAAGGCCAGCGTGTGGGCATTTTCGCCGGATCGGGGGTCGGAAAAAGCACGCTCTTGGGGATGATCGCGCGAGGCACATCGGCGGATGTGAACGTCATCGCTCTGATTGGCGAACGGGGCCGAGAACTGCGCGAGTTCATCGAAAACGACTTGGGACCTGAGGGTCTCGCACGGAGCGTCTTGGTCTGCGCCACTTCGGACGAATGCGCGATGGTGCGGGTGAAGGCTGCCTACACCGCCACCGCGATCGCCGAGTACTTCCGAGATCAGGGCCTCTCCGTCATGCTGATGATGGACTCGGTGACCCGATTTGCGATGGCTCAACGAGAGATCGGGCTGGCCATCGGCGAGCCGCCCAGCACGAAGGGCTACACACCGAGCGTTTTTGCCGCTCTGCCGAAGCTGATGGAACGGGCGGGCACTAACTCCAAGGGCGCGATCACGGGACTGTACACCGTCCTTGTCGAGGGCGACGACGCCTCCGAGCCCATTTCCGACGCCGCGAGGTCGATTCTCGATGGACACATCATGCTCAGCCGCAGTCTTGCCGCCAAGGGCCACTACCCCCCCATCGACCTCCCGCATAGCCTCAGTCGGGTCATGCCGATGGTCGCAGGCGACGATCATGTCGAAACCGCCCGCAAGCTGCGAGAACTCATCGCGGCCTACGGTGAGGTGGAGGACCTCGTGGCGATCGGCGCCTATAAGGAAGGCGCCAAGCCTCTGGCCGACCGGGCGCTCAAGCGTTGGGATAAGATCAACGGCTTCTTGCGGCAAAATCGCAACGAAATGACCCCGCTGGACGCGGCGATCGAAGGACTCAAGGGGGTCGTCCATGAAGAAGTTTAG
- a CDS encoding hypothetical conserved protein codes for MSERAQVKSFAQALLPVADALAIQAQFGSGRPGRSARALAQAKESARQEGYDEGFRQGVAAGREEGIRQVRDEFDEQIRGFGASLGEALTAIDRSWDEYLQNCELPLAQLAVSIATKVLAAEIESNPESVLPLVRRALSEVRHAKVARIRVNPFDSEVVRERSQELLACAPSLDRVDVVEDASIQGGCRIESDGGIIDSTIDNQIRLILSALREDKEAA; via the coding sequence TTGTCTGAGCGCGCTCAGGTGAAGTCGTTCGCTCAAGCCCTCTTGCCCGTCGCCGACGCCTTAGCGATCCAAGCCCAATTCGGATCGGGTCGTCCGGGCAGGTCCGCACGAGCGCTTGCGCAAGCGAAGGAGAGCGCACGGCAGGAGGGCTACGACGAGGGGTTTCGGCAAGGGGTGGCCGCAGGCCGCGAAGAGGGGATTCGCCAGGTACGAGACGAGTTCGACGAACAGATCCGCGGATTCGGCGCGTCGCTCGGAGAAGCACTGACCGCCATCGACCGATCGTGGGACGAGTATTTGCAGAATTGCGAGTTGCCCTTGGCTCAACTGGCCGTTTCGATTGCGACCAAAGTGCTCGCGGCCGAGATCGAGTCCAACCCGGAATCAGTTCTGCCCCTCGTCCGCCGAGCCTTATCGGAAGTTCGACACGCCAAGGTCGCCCGCATTCGGGTCAATCCGTTCGACTCCGAGGTCGTCCGCGAGCGCTCACAAGAACTCCTGGCCTGCGCGCCCTCCCTCGACAGGGTCGATGTGGTCGAGGATGCGAGCATCCAAGGTGGATGCCGAATCGAGTCGGACGGAGGCATCATCGACTCCACGATCGACAATCAGATCCGCTTGATCCTCAGCGCCCTCCGAGAAGACAAGGAGGCCGCATGA
- a CDS encoding flagellar motor switch protein FliG, producing MRRREELTSKQKAAIMLMVFGPEAAGQVIRHFKEDQIEQLSLEVARLDRVTPDQREDIINEFYEMAIAQDFIAEGGIEQAKKVLEHAFGAEQATNTMQRIIDAMQVVPFEFLKKADPSQVLSFIQDEHPQTIALVLSFMPTGAAAQILTKLPPDLRAEVAGRIASMEQTPPEVIQRVEQVLEKKVSSVLSSDLRKAGGPKALVDLLNRVDRSTERLIMEMLSETNPDLADRIKNMMFVFEDIVQLDDRAVQQILKEVDMKELATALKGVGPEVEEKVFKNMSERAVAMLKEDMEFMGPVRVRVVEEAQQKIVGAIRRLEEAGEITIGRSGEEEMVV from the coding sequence ATGCGTCGGCGTGAAGAGCTTACGAGCAAACAGAAAGCAGCGATTATGTTAATGGTGTTCGGCCCCGAAGCTGCCGGACAGGTGATCCGGCACTTCAAGGAAGATCAGATCGAGCAGCTTTCGCTCGAGGTCGCCCGGCTCGACCGGGTGACGCCCGATCAGCGCGAAGACATCATCAACGAGTTCTATGAGATGGCGATCGCCCAAGACTTCATCGCGGAGGGCGGTATCGAGCAGGCCAAGAAGGTGCTCGAGCACGCTTTTGGCGCGGAACAGGCCACGAACACGATGCAGCGGATCATCGACGCCATGCAAGTCGTGCCGTTCGAGTTCCTCAAAAAAGCCGACCCCTCGCAGGTCTTGAGCTTCATTCAAGATGAGCACCCTCAAACCATCGCGCTGGTGCTTTCGTTCATGCCCACCGGCGCGGCGGCGCAGATTTTGACCAAGCTCCCGCCGGACCTACGGGCCGAAGTCGCGGGCAGGATCGCGAGCATGGAGCAGACCCCGCCCGAAGTCATTCAAAGGGTCGAGCAGGTTCTTGAGAAGAAGGTTTCGAGCGTGCTGTCTTCGGACCTTCGCAAGGCAGGCGGCCCGAAGGCCCTCGTCGACCTCCTCAACCGCGTGGACCGATCCACCGAGCGGCTAATCATGGAGATGCTCTCAGAAACGAATCCCGACCTTGCCGACAGGATCAAGAACATGATGTTCGTGTTCGAAGACATCGTCCAACTCGACGACAGGGCCGTGCAGCAGATCCTCAAAGAAGTCGACATGAAGGAGCTCGCGACCGCTCTGAAGGGCGTGGGGCCTGAAGTCGAGGAGAAGGTGTTCAAGAACATGTCCGAACGGGCCGTGGCGATGCTGAAAGAGGACATGGAGTTCATGGGTCCCGTTCGGGTGCGGGTGGTCGAAGAGGCTCAGCAGAAGATCGTGGGAGCGATCCGTCGGCTCGAAGAGGCGGGCGAAATCACGATCGGCCGGAGCGGCGAGGAGGAGATGGTTGTCTGA
- a CDS encoding flagellar M-ring protein FliF has product MGGLLLRLRTWWETADRTQKVVTLFGSAFLVMLLAGSFYFATRPKMAMAYGGLTAADQGKVVAEIQRMGIPVEFDLQGNVKVPSDKVAQVQASLAASGMAPSSGHLGNNDLANINMMSPKAVEEARLTAIREGEIAKTIEVIGGVESARVLLNMGSKGAFAAEDDPPSASVTLIERAGASVGADQAKAIASLVAKAVPGLDPKNVTVVNQSGATLYDGSEISSYSGLVATKIEGQIAEARRIKRELQPILDRAYGPGNSLLTVRVEMNYDQAKERAEKMTAHADPISATTIQETMTGDAAGAGGVAGLGGGAGTTAAGNGTGYKGSHNEVQYPYDRTYTETEKAPGSITSLSLSVLVNSKTVTDTKPVEDVLRGFLGPKANDPNYSVAVTQAEFDDKAAKELQTLAASNSSKEMMQQVFSLLPVVALVLVSFIVLKSLGKTAKSQNVLVQALPDGTLAYSGGGEGAPMIAGSGATASQRSLERAVSAAGHVQAAHQEPVDIGDIQEKLNVPLEQIKKMASEKPAIVAMLLKTWLLEDR; this is encoded by the coding sequence ATGGGTGGATTGCTCTTAAGACTTCGTACCTGGTGGGAGACCGCCGACCGCACGCAAAAGGTCGTCACCCTCTTCGGGAGCGCGTTTCTCGTCATGCTGCTCGCGGGCAGTTTCTACTTCGCTACGCGGCCGAAGATGGCGATGGCGTATGGGGGTCTCACAGCCGCCGACCAAGGCAAGGTCGTCGCAGAGATTCAGCGGATGGGTATCCCCGTCGAATTCGACCTGCAAGGCAACGTCAAGGTGCCTTCCGATAAGGTCGCGCAGGTTCAAGCGTCGTTGGCGGCGTCGGGGATGGCTCCGAGTTCTGGGCACTTGGGCAACAATGACCTTGCGAACATCAACATGATGAGCCCGAAAGCGGTCGAAGAGGCCCGACTGACGGCGATTCGTGAGGGTGAGATCGCCAAGACGATCGAAGTGATCGGCGGCGTCGAATCGGCGCGAGTTCTGCTCAACATGGGCTCGAAGGGCGCTTTCGCCGCCGAAGACGATCCGCCGTCGGCCAGCGTGACCCTCATCGAGAGGGCGGGAGCGAGCGTCGGCGCCGACCAAGCCAAGGCGATCGCCTCGCTCGTGGCCAAGGCCGTTCCTGGCCTCGACCCGAAGAACGTAACAGTCGTCAACCAAAGCGGCGCGACCCTCTACGACGGGTCGGAAATCTCCAGCTATTCGGGGCTTGTCGCCACCAAGATCGAGGGGCAGATCGCCGAGGCCCGGAGAATCAAGCGGGAGCTGCAGCCGATCCTCGACCGGGCGTACGGCCCCGGCAACTCTCTGCTCACGGTCCGGGTCGAGATGAACTACGACCAAGCCAAAGAGCGCGCCGAGAAGATGACCGCGCACGCGGATCCGATCTCGGCCACTACGATTCAGGAGACGATGACGGGCGACGCTGCCGGCGCAGGCGGTGTCGCAGGTCTCGGCGGTGGAGCCGGGACAACGGCCGCTGGCAACGGGACGGGATACAAGGGCAGCCACAACGAAGTTCAATACCCGTACGATCGAACCTACACGGAAACCGAGAAGGCCCCTGGATCGATCACGAGCCTTTCGCTTAGCGTTCTGGTCAACAGCAAGACCGTGACCGACACCAAACCCGTGGAGGATGTCCTGCGCGGGTTCCTCGGTCCCAAGGCGAACGACCCGAACTACTCGGTCGCCGTCACGCAAGCCGAATTCGACGACAAGGCCGCCAAAGAACTCCAGACGCTCGCAGCCTCAAATTCCTCGAAGGAGATGATGCAGCAGGTGTTCTCGTTGCTGCCGGTCGTCGCGCTCGTGCTGGTGTCGTTCATCGTGCTGAAGTCGCTCGGCAAGACCGCGAAGAGCCAGAACGTCCTCGTCCAAGCTCTTCCCGACGGCACGCTCGCGTATTCGGGAGGCGGTGAGGGAGCCCCGATGATCGCAGGTTCGGGCGCGACTGCCAGCCAGCGGAGCTTAGAACGGGCAGTCAGCGCGGCAGGCCATGTGCAAGCGGCTCATCAGGAGCCGGTCGACATCGGAGACATTCAGGAAAAACTCAACGTTCCCCTCGAACAGATCAAGAAGATGGCGTCGGAAAAGCCCGCCATCGTCGCCATGCTTCTCAAGACGTGGCTTTTGGAGGATAGGTGA
- a CDS encoding flagellar hook-basal body complex protein FliE, whose protein sequence is MRIHDIATSKPLGLPQFEKPVGDSQGGDFASKLMDVLREVNAAQNESRVQQEALMTGQPVDIHDVMIAMERASVAMELTLQVRNKLLEAYQEISRTQV, encoded by the coding sequence ATGAGAATCCACGACATCGCCACATCTAAGCCGCTCGGACTTCCCCAGTTCGAGAAGCCCGTGGGCGATTCCCAAGGCGGTGACTTCGCCAGCAAGCTGATGGACGTCCTGAGGGAGGTCAATGCGGCCCAGAACGAATCTCGGGTGCAGCAGGAAGCCCTCATGACGGGTCAGCCGGTGGACATTCATGACGTAATGATCGCCATGGAGCGCGCAAGCGTCGCCATGGAGCTCACGCTTCAGGTTCGCAACAAGCTGCTCGAAGCGTACCAAGAGATCAGCCGAACGCAGGTATAG
- a CDS encoding flagellar basal-body rod protein FlgC produces MSTLSSALKTTASGLAAERFRMDVISSNIANANTMRVNGKDPFRRLEVVLAPDRDGVKVVRTVEDQAPFRVVHEPGNPFADAEGNVIYSNVEPIYEMVNMISASRSYEANIAAFNSARTMIRSALSIGKV; encoded by the coding sequence ATGAGCACCCTTTCGAGCGCCCTCAAGACGACCGCGTCCGGCCTCGCCGCCGAGCGGTTTCGAATGGACGTGATTTCGAGCAACATCGCCAACGCCAACACGATGCGCGTCAACGGAAAGGACCCGTTTCGCAGGTTGGAGGTCGTTCTCGCTCCCGACCGCGACGGGGTCAAAGTGGTCCGAACCGTCGAGGACCAAGCTCCGTTTCGTGTCGTGCATGAGCCTGGGAACCCGTTTGCCGACGCGGAGGGCAACGTGATTTACAGCAATGTCGAGCCCATTTACGAGATGGTCAACATGATCTCAGCATCACGGTCGTACGAAGCGAACATCGCTGCGTTCAACTCCGCCAGGACGATGATCCGCAGCGCGCTGTCGATAGGAAAGGTGTAA
- a CDS encoding flagellar biosynthesis protein FlgB, whose amino-acid sequence MLEKLFGTHSLNLQRAMSKATQRQSLLSQNLANGNTPGYQRKDIDFDIRLEAEEQKGLRRSPLLSGRSQSGGPPRSNGNSVDLEKEVVAIAETELRFQTLAELTSRHFSGLKNVIRGGR is encoded by the coding sequence GTGCTTGAAAAACTATTCGGAACGCACTCGCTGAACCTGCAAAGGGCGATGAGCAAGGCGACGCAAAGGCAGTCGCTTCTGAGCCAGAACCTGGCCAATGGGAACACGCCCGGTTATCAGCGAAAGGACATCGACTTCGACATTCGGCTCGAAGCTGAAGAGCAAAAGGGCCTCAGGCGTTCGCCCCTGCTCTCCGGCCGGTCTCAATCGGGCGGGCCCCCAAGGTCGAACGGCAACTCGGTCGACTTAGAAAAGGAAGTCGTGGCGATCGCCGAGACCGAACTCCGCTTTCAGACCCTCGCCGAACTCACGTCGCGGCATTTCAGCGGACTCAAGAACGTGATCCGGGGTGGCAGGTAA
- a CDS encoding sugar ABC transporter permease produces MEAVTALVGRAFVVLFALTVLLPFFWVIYTSFKSGHEITSSPWGIPATLRWENFSNAWQKASIGQYFLNSFLVTIATLAILIPIGAMAAYVLARYPFRGSQVLYGTFLSGMMFPIFLTIVPLFFLMNDLGLMDTLTGLVAVYVAFSLPFTVFVLTGFFQTLPDDLAEAAMIDGCGDARVFWKVMLPLARPGLVVVGIFNAIGLWNEYSLALVLIPSEENRTLPLGIANLVMVQHYQSDWGALFAGLVIVMIPVMVLYWLFRDKIHETMLAGAIKG; encoded by the coding sequence GTGGAAGCGGTGACCGCTCTCGTGGGCAGGGCATTTGTGGTTCTCTTCGCTCTTACGGTTCTGCTACCGTTTTTCTGGGTCATCTACACTTCGTTCAAGTCGGGACACGAGATCACCTCATCGCCCTGGGGGATCCCTGCGACTCTGCGGTGGGAGAACTTCTCGAACGCCTGGCAAAAGGCCAGTATCGGCCAGTACTTTCTCAACAGCTTCTTGGTGACGATCGCGACCCTTGCGATCCTGATCCCCATCGGCGCGATGGCGGCGTACGTGTTGGCCCGGTACCCCTTTCGAGGCTCGCAAGTTCTCTACGGGACCTTCCTGAGCGGCATGATGTTCCCGATCTTCCTCACCATCGTCCCGCTCTTCTTCTTGATGAACGACTTGGGCCTGATGGACACCCTGACGGGACTGGTAGCGGTTTACGTGGCGTTTTCGCTTCCCTTCACCGTGTTCGTGCTGACGGGATTCTTTCAGACCCTCCCGGACGATCTCGCCGAAGCCGCGATGATCGACGGTTGCGGCGATGCGAGGGTGTTTTGGAAGGTGATGCTGCCCTTGGCTCGGCCCGGGCTCGTGGTTGTCGGGATCTTCAACGCTATCGGGCTCTGGAACGAGTATTCGCTGGCGCTCGTGCTCATTCCCAGCGAAGAAAACCGAACGCTCCCGCTCGGAATCGCCAACCTCGTAATGGTCCAGCATTACCAAAGTGACTGGGGCGCGCTTTTTGCCGGACTCGTGATCGTGATGATTCCGGTGATGGTGCTCTATTGGCTCTTCCGCGATAAGATTCACGAAACGATGCTGGCGGGCGCGATCAAGGGCTGA